The following proteins are co-located in the Myxocyprinus asiaticus isolate MX2 ecotype Aquarium Trade chromosome 18, UBuf_Myxa_2, whole genome shotgun sequence genome:
- the LOC127456421 gene encoding ras association domain-containing protein 9-like, whose product MAPFGRNFLKARLKSRSKVAEETPGKEIQVLVCQEEKVVCGVTKHTTCADVVKALLEDHKTIPESKRLLHGEPKDFCILERWKGFERALPPLTRILRLWNAWGDERPSIQFVLVKTSEFVPSSKGTKRTSKSRGARSKRWDQGPSQYAKTVSAEKQKRMVKKAFRKLEKIQKGEISEGSEEISKLVQLIISQDQTIRQQIHEMRKLDLEIECVEQQLRNSPTPCSSLTESADGETLTLSMSQFDDQLQEYLYTSDGIQQLKLHLCRHQELIDHLSRDIELELRSSAWISDSDELKGAAAASPELELESGLSLSSSDLLELESLRNELESSMRAGISLHSQTHEIEKEIQWNKTALQSQDQEYQHLVAQLSALELGVCPDQSSPVSLKSQIRATVSQKTVSKVRKTCSPTDATDTDSDTGISSTHSQDSLSTCVDRSPSLDTDV is encoded by the exons ATGGCTCCTTTTGGAAGAAACTTTCTAAAAGCGCGTTTGAAGAGCAG GTCTAAAGTTGCAGAAGAAACTCCAGGGAAAGAAATCCAGGTGCTGGTATGTCAGGAAGAAAAAGTAGTCTGTGGTGTGACCAAGCACACAACCTGTGCTGATGTGGTTAAGGCTTTATTGGAAGACCACAAGACTATACCAGAGAGTAAGAGGCTCTTACATGGAGAACCTAAAGACTTCTGCATCCTGGAGAGGTGGAAGGGATTTGAGAGGGCTTTGCCTCCTCTCACTCGAATTCTCCGGCTATGGAACGCTTGGGGTGATGAGAGACCTTCCATACAGTTCGTCCTGGTAAAGACCAGCGAATTTGTGCCATCATCCAAGGGAACCAAGAGGACATCAAAGTCTCGGGGAGCGAGATCTAAGAGATGGGACCAAGGACCTTCACAGTATGCCAAGACCGTATCTGCAGAGAAGCAAAAGCGCATGGTGAAGAAGGCCTTTCGCAAACTGGAGAAGATCCAGAAAGGAGAGATATCAGAAGGCTCTGAAGAGATCAGCAAGTTGGTGCAGTTGATCATCTCCCAGGACCAGACCATCCGGCAACAGATTCATGAGATGCGCAAGCTAGATCTGGAGATTGAATGTGTGGAGCAACAGCTGAGGAACAGTCCCACACCTTGCTCCAGCCTCACAGAGAGTGCAGACGGTGAGACGCTGACCCTGTCCATGTCCCAATTTGACGACCAGCTGCAGGAGTACCTCTACACCAGTGATGGAATACAGCAACTAAAATTACATTTGTGCAGACACCAAGAACTCATTGACCATCTTTCTCGAGACATTGAATTGGAGCTGAGGAGCAGTGCTTGGATCTCTGATTCAGATGAATTGAAAGGAGCAGCAGCTGCTAGTCCAGAACTGGAGCTGGAATCAGGCCTCTCCTTGTCCTCCTCAGATCTTTTAGAGCTGGAAAGCTTACGCAATGAACTTGAGTCTAGCATGCGAGCAGGGATCTCGCTCCATTCCCAAACCCATGAAATCGAGAAGGAAATACAGTGGAACAAAACAGCCCTGCAATCGCAGGACCAAGAATACCAGCATCTTGTTGCCCAACTCAGTGCACTGGAACTGGGGGTCTGTCCAGACCAGTCTAGCCCTGTATCTTTGAAGAGCCAGATCAGGGCTACTGTCTCTCAGAAAACAGTCAGCAAGGTGAGAAAGACATGCTCCCCTACAGATGCAACAGACACTGATTCAGACACTGGAATAAGCTCTACTCACAGTCAGGACTCACTGTCCACCTGCGTGGACAGGTCACCTTCTCTTGACACTGATGTTTAA